TTTTTAAGTATTACCTCCATTACAATGTTTTCGTTTCCAGTAATTCGGTAGCAGTTTAAAACTTCTTCATACGTTTTTACCACTTCCAGAAAGGGTTTTAGTTTTCCCATAAATGCCCGCAGTGTAATAATTGCTTTAAATTGATACCCCGCCATAAATGGAGAAATATCTGTGTAATAGCCATTTATTATGCCTGTATCCTCCATTTTCTTTATCCTTTCAGAAACTGCCGGTGAACTTATGCCCACTTGTCTACCAATTTCAGTGTTGGGTTGGCGGGCATTTTTTTGAAGACAATTCAATATTTTCCAATTCAA
The Aequorivita iocasae genome window above contains:
- a CDS encoding Lrp/AsnC family transcriptional regulator; the protein is MSIDSLNWKILNCLQKNARQPNTEIGRQVGISSPAVSERIKKMEDTGIINGYYTDISPFMAGYQFKAIITLRAFMGKLKPFLEVVKTYEEVLNCYRITGNENIVMEVILKNQKHLESFIDQLIVYGETKTQIVLSHVVKNNDIKPLK